A section of the Ovis canadensis isolate MfBH-ARS-UI-01 breed Bighorn chromosome 1, ARS-UI_OviCan_v2, whole genome shotgun sequence genome encodes:
- the SLC6A17 gene encoding sodium-dependent neutral amino acid transporter SLC6A17, producing the protein MPKNSKVTQREHSNEHVTESVADLLALEEPVDYKQSVLNVAGEAGGKQKAAEEELDAEDRPAWNSKLQYILAQIGFSVGLGNIWRFPYLCQKNGGGAYLVPYLVLLIIIGIPLFFLELAVGQRIRRGSIGVWHYVCPRLGGIGFSSCIVCLFVGLYYNVIIGWSIFYFFKSFQYPLPWSECPVSRNGTVAVVEAECEKSSATTYFWYREALDISNSISESGGLNWKMTLCLLVAWSIVGMAVVKGIQSSGKVMYFSSLFPYVVLACFLVRGLLLRGAIDGILHMFTPKLDKMLDPQVWREAATQVFFALGLGFGGVIAFSSYNKQDNNCHFDAALVSFINFFTSVLATLVVFAVLGFKANIMNEKCVVENAEKILGYLNNDVLSRALIPPHVNFSHLTTKDYAEMYKVIKTVKEDHFSALGLDPCLLEDELDKSVQGTGLAFIAFTEAMTHFPASPFWSVMFFLMLINLGLGSMIGTMAGITTPIIDTFKVPKEMFTVGCCVFAFFVGLLFVQRSGNYFVTMFDDYSATLPLTVIVILENVAVAWIYGTEKFMQELTEMLGFQPYRFYFYMWKFVSPLCMAVLTTASIIQLGVTPPGYSAWIREEAAERYLYFPNWAMAILITLIVVAVLPIPVVFVLRHFHLLSDGSNTLSVSYKKGRMMKDISNLEENDETRFILSKVPSEAPSPMPTHRSYLGPGSTSPLETSGNPNGRYGSGYLLAGTPESEL; encoded by the exons CCGAAGAACAGCAAGGTGACCCAGCGCGAGCACAGCAATGAGCACGTCACGGAGTCGGTGGCCGACCTGCTGGCCCTGGAGGAGCCCGTGGACTACAAGCAGAGTGTTTTGAATGTGGCTGGCGAGGCAGGCGGCAagcagaaggcagcagaggaggagCTGGACGCGGAGGACCGGCCGGCCTGGAACAGCAAGCTGCAGTACATCCTGGCCCAGATTGGCTTCTCTGTGGGCCTTGGCAACATCTGGAGGTTCCCTTACCTGTGCCAGAAAAATGGAGGAG gtGCCTACCTGGTGCCCTACCTGGTGCTGCTGATCATCATCGGGATCCCGCTCTTCTTCCTGGAGCTGGCTGTGGGCCAGAGGATTCGCCGCGGCAGCATCGGCGTGTGGCACTATGTGTGCCCCCGCCTGGGCGGCATCGGCTTCTCCAGCTGCATA GTCTGCCTCTTTGTGGGGCTGTACTATAATGTGATCATCGGGTGGAGCATCTTCTACTTCTTCAAGTCTTTCCAGTACCCACTGCCCTGGAGTGAGTGCCCTGTCTCCAGGAATGGGACCGTGGCAG TGGTGGAGGCAGAGTGTGAGAAGAGCTCAGCCACTACCTACTTCTGGTACCGAGAGGCCTTGGACATCTCCAACTCCATTTCGGAGAGCGGGGGCCTCAACTGGAAGATGACTCTGTGCCTCCTCGTGGCCTGGAGCATCGTGGGCATGGCTGTCGTCAAGGGCATCCAGTCCTCGGGGAAG GTGATGTACTTCAGCTCCCTCTTCCCCTATGTGGTGCTGGCCTGCTTCCTGGTCCGGGGGCTGCTGCTGCGGGGGGCCATTGACGGCATCCTACACATGTTCACTCCCAAG CTGGACAAGATGCTGGACCCCCAGGTATGGCGGGAGGCAGCCACACAGGTCTTCTTCGCTCTGGGGCTGGGCTTCGGGGGCGTCATAGCCTTCTCCAGCTACAACAAGCAGGACAACAACTGCCACTTTGATGCTGCCCTGGTGTCCTTCATCAACTTCTTCACCTCGGTGCTGGCCACCCTCGTGGTGTTCGCTGTGCTGGGCTTCAAGGCCAACATCATGAACGAGAAGTGTGTGGTCGA GAATGCTGAGAAAATCCTGGGGTACCTCAACAATGATGTCCTGAGCCGGGCCCTCATCCCTCCCCACGTCAACTTCTCCCACCTCACCACCAAGGACTATGCAGAGATGTACAAGGTCATCAAGACCGTGAAGGAGGACCATTTCTCAGCCCTGGGCCTCGATCCCTGCCTTCTGGAGGACGAGCTAGATAAG TCTGTGCAGGGCACAGGCCTGGCCTTCATCGCTTTCACCGAGGCCATGACGCACTTCCCTGCCTCCCCATTCTGGTCTGTCATGTTCTTCCTGATGCTCATCAACCTGGGCCTGGGCAGTATGATCGGCACCATGGCAGGCATCACCACGCCCATTATCGACACTTTCAAGGTGCCCAAGGAGATGTTCACAG TGGGCTGCTGTGTCTTTGCATTCTTCGTGGGGCTGTTGTTCGTCCAGCGCTCCGGAAACTATTTCGTCACCATGTTTGATGACTACTCGGCCACCCTGCCGCTCACCGTCATCGTTATCCTCGAGAATGTCGCAGTGGCCTGGATCTATGGGACCGAGAA gTTCATGCAGGAGCTGACGGAGATGCTGGGCTTCCAGCCCTACCGCTTCTATTTCTACATGTGGAAGTTCGTGTCTCCGCTATGCATGGCTGTGCTCACCACGGCCAGCATCATCCAGCTTGGGGTCACGCCCCCGGGCTACAGCGCCTGGATCAGGGAGGAG GCTGCCGAGCGCTACCTGTATTTCCCCAACTGGGCCATGGCCATCCTGATCACGCTCATTGTCGTGGCCGTCCTGCCCATCCCTGTGGTGTTCGTCCTGCGGCACTTCCACCTGCTGTCCGACGGCTCCAACACCCTCTCCGTGTCCTACAAGAAGGGCCGCATGATGAAGGACATCTCCAACCTGGAGGAGAACGACGAGACCCGCTTCATCCTCAGCAAGGTGCCCAGCGAGGCACCCTCCCCCATGCCCACTCACCGCTCCTATCTAGGGCCTGGCAGTACCTCACCCTTGGAGACCAGCGGCAACCCCAATGGACGCTATGGAAGTGGCTACCTCCTGGCCGGCACCCCTGAGTCGGAGCTGTGa